Proteins encoded within one genomic window of Phormidium ambiguum IAM M-71:
- a CDS encoding MBL fold metallo-hydrolase has protein sequence MEMQQVSNSCYAVLNEKNRVCDANSGLINRGGGVVIDTQSDLPHAQRMIDLFSQVWPAMPDRVINTHEDADHVWGNQLFEGAEIIAHRSVPDRMRQVAEPEESQELLHGVGNLLKRIVLKALHPGVLAAGQQLVEDYNFDGIELVLPTTLFDTRYELDLDGTEVHLIYVGPCHQVGDTIIHVPQEGVIFAGDVLFRQCTPMGWTGSFEKWFQCLDLMIELEPKVIVPGHGPLCGVEGAIEMKQYLEYVRDESRKCFDDGMSALEAAKRIEFGPYGEWRAPARLYMNVERAYREFRNEPADEPWDTAATFDAIYKVAKAKGIEIEY, from the coding sequence ATGGAAATGCAACAAGTCAGCAATAGCTGCTACGCCGTTCTCAACGAAAAAAATCGGGTGTGTGATGCCAACTCTGGGCTGATCAACCGAGGCGGGGGTGTAGTGATCGACACCCAATCAGATCTGCCCCATGCCCAGAGGATGATCGATTTGTTTAGCCAGGTGTGGCCCGCCATGCCCGATCGCGTTATCAACACCCACGAAGATGCCGACCATGTTTGGGGCAATCAACTGTTTGAAGGGGCCGAAATCATCGCCCACCGTTCGGTGCCCGATCGCATGAGACAGGTCGCCGAACCAGAGGAAAGTCAGGAACTCTTGCATGGCGTGGGCAATTTGCTCAAGCGGATCGTGCTCAAAGCCCTCCACCCTGGCGTTTTGGCAGCGGGGCAGCAATTGGTCGAAGACTACAATTTCGACGGCATCGAACTGGTGCTGCCCACCACCCTGTTCGACACCCGCTACGAACTGGATCTCGACGGCACTGAGGTGCATCTAATCTACGTGGGGCCGTGTCACCAGGTCGGAGACACCATCATCCACGTCCCCCAGGAAGGGGTAATCTTTGCGGGGGATGTGCTGTTCCGGCAATGTACCCCGATGGGTTGGACTGGCTCCTTTGAAAAGTGGTTCCAATGCCTCGATTTGATGATTGAACTCGAACCGAAGGTGATTGTGCCCGGTCATGGCCCCCTCTGCGGAGTGGAAGGGGCAATTGAAATGAAGCAATACCTCGAATATGTGCGGGATGAGTCGAGAAAGTGCTTTGACGACGGTATGTCCGCCCTGGAAGCGGCTAAGCGCATTGAATTTGGCCCCTACGGGGAGTGGCGCGCCCCCGCCCGCCTCTACATGAACGTGGAGCGTGCTTACCGCGAGTTTCGCAACGAACCCGCCGATGAACCCTGGGATACGGCAGCCACCTTCGATGCCATCTACAAAGTTGCCAAAGCTAAAGGGATCGAAATCGAATACTAA
- a CDS encoding bile acid:sodium symporter family protein, which produces MILVGTLHSLTIASSAITNPDSAINQKACAQELIAQSPVPTSAQPTSITSPASSQIPTSDTALLFQNDRYAVRVFREGDRAYLNIYDKANQTQKLNKVPVSITPANNPKKDQTKYIATIGNQQFTVTINPQGFSKLIILQGGTVVYQQVSNQIEIARQIPGISDQSEPPNPTRELIGTLFSNYAKLTLFALMFSMGIHWTFEDVVWLWKQPSLLLRSLFSVFVAVPLFAILALFIPGLTVPERIGIGAMIACPGAPMIPFKSIKAGGNVKFVASLQFAVCVLAIFSIPLIAVILAQFYPNQAWLSPDEIAKQIFFAQVLPMGLGVLLAQYAPKVAEDLLEPMTKIAKFLLLLLAIVLLVVSLEKVVNAGFPAYLAMGSIAIASLACGHFLGGSHVENQTVLAYATVTRNAGLALLLVTLNFPNLDYVKGGIINTLITYALIAAIVSIPYTTWRKRNLVADEKSF; this is translated from the coding sequence ATGATTTTGGTTGGGACACTGCACTCATTGACGATCGCATCTTCTGCCATAACTAACCCTGATTCAGCAATAAATCAGAAAGCTTGTGCTCAGGAACTTATAGCGCAGTCTCCAGTTCCAACTTCGGCTCAACCTACCTCAATCACTTCACCTGCATCTTCTCAAATCCCAACCTCAGATACAGCTTTATTGTTCCAAAACGATCGCTATGCAGTCAGAGTATTTCGAGAAGGAGATCGAGCTTATCTCAATATTTATGACAAAGCCAACCAAACACAAAAATTAAATAAAGTTCCAGTCTCCATTACTCCAGCAAACAACCCGAAAAAAGACCAAACGAAATACATTGCCACAATAGGAAATCAACAATTTACTGTTACTATTAACCCCCAAGGCTTTTCAAAATTAATCATTTTGCAGGGGGGAACTGTAGTCTATCAACAAGTCAGTAACCAGATTGAGATTGCTCGTCAGATTCCAGGCATCTCCGATCAATCTGAACCACCCAATCCCACCCGTGAGTTGATCGGAACTTTATTTAGCAACTATGCCAAACTAACCCTCTTTGCCTTGATGTTTTCAATGGGAATTCATTGGACGTTTGAGGATGTAGTTTGGTTATGGAAGCAACCATCTCTACTTTTGCGATCGCTATTTTCAGTATTTGTTGCAGTTCCCTTATTCGCAATATTAGCCCTATTTATTCCCGGTTTAACAGTACCAGAACGCATTGGTATTGGAGCAATGATAGCTTGTCCCGGCGCACCAATGATTCCATTTAAGAGTATAAAAGCAGGCGGAAATGTAAAATTTGTTGCCAGTCTACAATTCGCAGTATGCGTTTTAGCAATTTTTAGTATTCCCTTAATTGCTGTAATTCTGGCGCAGTTTTATCCCAACCAAGCATGGTTATCACCAGATGAAATTGCTAAACAAATCTTTTTTGCTCAGGTGTTACCAATGGGATTAGGAGTTCTATTGGCTCAATATGCTCCCAAAGTAGCAGAAGACCTGTTAGAACCCATGACTAAAATTGCCAAATTTCTGCTGTTGCTGCTAGCAATTGTCTTACTCGTTGTCTCCCTAGAGAAAGTGGTCAATGCCGGATTTCCCGCTTATTTGGCAATGGGTTCGATCGCTATTGCTTCCCTAGCGTGCGGTCATTTCTTGGGTGGATCTCATGTAGAAAATCAAACTGTTCTAGCTTATGCAACAGTTACTCGCAATGCTGGATTAGCGCTTTTACTTGTCACCTTGAACTTCCCAAACTTGGATTATGTCAAAGGTGGAATTATTAACACCCTGATTACTTATGCTTTGATTGCTGCGATCGTTTCCATTCCTTATACAACTTGGCGTAAACGAAACTTAGTTGCAGATGAAAAAAGCTTTTAG
- a CDS encoding arylsulfatase: MSQNDKVQRQILPIPDQTHFGLTTYDAKNPDTHYPPIRDLRPPAGAPNVLIVLLDDVGFGASSAFGGPCNTPTFEKLAAEGLKYTRFHTTALCAPTRQALLTGRNHHSVGMGNITETATAAPGQCSVRPNTKAPLALTLKLNGYSTSMFGKCHEVPVWQTSPMGPFDAWPTGGGGFEYFYGFIGGENNQWDPALYEGTIPIEPPATPEDGYHLTEDLADKAIAWVSQQKALMPDKPFFMYFAPGACHAPHHVPKEWIEKYKGKFAHGWDKQREITFAKQKELGVISPDADLTPRHAEIPAWDDMDPKLKPVLEREMEVYAAFLEHTDYHVGRIIQALEDLEILDDTLIYVIIGDNGASAEGTHQGAFNEMANFNGMASLETPEFMLSKLDDFGSPDSYNHYAVGWAWAMDTPYQWTKQVASHWGGTRNGTIVRYPKAIQEKGGIRNQFSHVIDVAPTVLEIASIPEPTMVNGVLQSPYEGTSMVYSFNDANAPEQHDVQYFEMFGNRGIYYKGWSAITKHRTPWVMVGQKMVPFDEDVWELYDGSKDWSQAHDLSQQMPDKLRELQRQFLIEAVKYNVLPLDDRQMERVDPTTAGRPSLVHGNSQIFFAGMGRLSENSVINIKNKSFSITAEIEVKDKPANGVIVAQGGRFGGWSVYTKDGKLKFTYNVLGIHEFPTEATSSIPQGKHQVRMEFAYDGGGIGKGGNVTLYYDGQSVGSGRVEATQAMIFSADETTDIGYESGTTVSPDYTAHSSKFTGKIHWVQLDVGKDDHDHFIDPEERLRVAMARQ; the protein is encoded by the coding sequence ATGTCACAAAACGACAAGGTTCAACGTCAAATTTTGCCAATTCCTGACCAAACCCACTTTGGCTTAACCACCTACGATGCCAAGAACCCCGACACCCACTATCCCCCAATTCGAGATTTGCGTCCGCCAGCAGGTGCGCCCAACGTGCTGATCGTCCTGCTCGACGATGTAGGATTTGGGGCTTCCAGTGCCTTTGGTGGCCCTTGCAACACGCCCACCTTTGAGAAACTGGCAGCGGAGGGACTAAAATATACCCGCTTTCACACCACTGCGCTGTGTGCTCCTACCAGACAAGCCTTGCTAACCGGACGCAACCATCACTCAGTCGGCATGGGCAACATTACCGAAACCGCTACTGCTGCCCCCGGTCAATGCTCTGTGCGTCCCAATACTAAAGCACCCCTGGCATTGACTCTAAAGCTGAATGGCTACTCAACATCAATGTTTGGTAAGTGCCATGAAGTCCCCGTGTGGCAAACTTCACCAATGGGGCCCTTTGATGCTTGGCCCACAGGTGGTGGTGGGTTTGAATATTTCTACGGTTTTATTGGTGGTGAGAACAATCAATGGGACCCCGCTTTGTATGAAGGGACAATCCCGATCGAACCCCCGGCAACCCCCGAAGACGGCTACCACCTCACCGAAGATTTAGCAGATAAAGCGATCGCTTGGGTGAGTCAGCAAAAAGCCCTAATGCCCGATAAACCCTTCTTCATGTACTTCGCTCCCGGAGCCTGCCACGCGCCCCACCATGTACCGAAGGAGTGGATCGAAAAGTATAAAGGCAAATTTGCTCATGGTTGGGACAAACAGCGAGAAATCACCTTCGCCAAACAGAAAGAACTGGGAGTGATTAGCCCAGATGCAGATCTCACGCCGCGCCATGCCGAAATTCCCGCCTGGGATGACATGGACCCCAAACTGAAGCCCGTGCTGGAACGGGAGATGGAAGTATATGCAGCATTCTTGGAACATACTGACTATCACGTTGGACGAATCATCCAAGCTTTAGAAGATCTAGAGATTCTGGATGACACACTCATTTACGTCATCATCGGTGACAACGGCGCATCTGCTGAAGGCACCCACCAGGGCGCATTTAACGAAATGGCGAATTTCAACGGCATGGCATCCTTGGAAACGCCTGAGTTTATGTTGTCGAAACTAGATGATTTTGGCTCGCCCGACTCGTACAACCACTATGCTGTCGGTTGGGCTTGGGCGATGGATACACCCTACCAATGGACAAAGCAGGTTGCTTCCCATTGGGGCGGGACTCGGAATGGTACGATCGTTCGCTATCCCAAAGCGATTCAGGAAAAAGGTGGCATTCGCAACCAGTTCAGTCATGTAATTGATGTTGCACCAACAGTTCTGGAGATTGCAAGTATCCCTGAGCCAACGATGGTCAACGGCGTACTGCAAAGCCCCTACGAAGGCACCAGCATGGTCTACAGTTTCAACGATGCCAATGCTCCCGAACAGCATGATGTGCAGTACTTCGAGATGTTTGGCAACCGGGGCATTTACTACAAAGGCTGGAGTGCTATCACCAAGCATCGTACTCCTTGGGTGATGGTAGGACAAAAGATGGTACCCTTCGATGAAGACGTTTGGGAACTGTACGACGGCAGCAAAGATTGGTCGCAAGCTCACGATCTCTCACAACAGATGCCGGATAAATTGCGCGAATTACAACGTCAGTTTTTAATTGAGGCAGTGAAGTATAATGTTTTGCCTCTGGACGATCGCCAAATGGAGCGGGTCGATCCGACTACTGCTGGAAGACCCTCACTCGTTCACGGTAACTCGCAAATCTTCTTCGCTGGAATGGGACGCTTATCTGAAAACAGCGTCATCAACATTAAAAACAAATCCTTCTCCATCACCGCCGAAATCGAGGTGAAAGACAAACCCGCCAACGGCGTGATCGTTGCTCAGGGTGGGAGGTTTGGCGGTTGGAGTGTTTATACCAAGGACGGTAAGCTCAAGTTTACCTATAACGTGCTGGGCATCCATGAGTTTCCTACCGAAGCCACATCTTCCATCCCTCAAGGAAAACATCAGGTACGCATGGAGTTTGCCTACGATGGCGGCGGTATAGGCAAGGGCGGCAATGTCACCCTGTACTATGACGGTCAATCAGTGGGTAGCGGGCGAGTCGAGGCAACCCAAGCCATGATTTTCTCAGCAGACGAGACTACTGACATCGGCTATGAATCAGGTACTACCGTCAGTCCCGATTACACTGCCCATAGCAGCAAGTTCACAGGCAAAATTCACTGGGTACAGCTTGACGTAGGTAAGGATGACCACGATCACTTCATTGACCCAGAAGAACGGCTGAGAGTGGCAATGGCACGGCAGTAA
- the gntH gene encoding guanitoxin biosynthesis MBL fold metallo-hydrolase GntH, producing the protein MTNTDTTNIDTQTTGEAPTLPTLAYLGGTQAMTLTPIIGTPKRQYAEVFIPGEEALEDGELRVTVLGSGNPWPTRAQASPSILVEIGNPQRDLLLFDLGTGSLINYASLKLPVNLLDKLFITHLHADHMGDILTLSGSFSKVGRADGPIYVWGPSGTTPHLGTKHFCEAIESALSWDTEAGQGPINPESMKIVASEFDFSQTQVIYKQNGVTVTSFPVVHCISGAVGYRLDFAGLSFAFSGDSLPGWPLVNACKGVDVLVHECFPPAAALAAASGLSIERATIALEAAHTSPKAAGKVFSLVQPRLACLWHTLLSPEVVAMLFAELGGVYQGAVLQTQDLTVINITKDAIVSRQAKVESQLPPIAGEQRTTFTPFQVPPPDWWAEALIPID; encoded by the coding sequence ATGACAAACACTGATACAACAAATATCGATACCCAGACTACTGGCGAAGCCCCTACCCTGCCAACATTGGCTTATCTGGGCGGCACCCAGGCAATGACCCTGACACCTATCATCGGCACCCCCAAGCGGCAATACGCTGAGGTGTTCATTCCGGGAGAGGAGGCGCTTGAGGATGGCGAACTGCGGGTGACGGTACTGGGCAGCGGCAATCCCTGGCCGACCCGTGCCCAGGCTTCACCGAGCATCCTGGTGGAGATTGGTAATCCCCAGCGCGACCTGCTGCTGTTCGACTTGGGAACGGGTTCCCTGATCAACTATGCCAGCCTGAAACTGCCCGTAAACCTGCTCGACAAGCTGTTCATCACCCATCTGCACGCCGACCACATGGGCGACATTCTGACCCTGAGCGGCAGCTTCTCGAAGGTGGGGCGAGCCGATGGGCCGATCTATGTCTGGGGGCCTAGCGGCACGACACCTCACCTTGGCACGAAGCATTTCTGTGAGGCGATCGAGTCGGCGCTGTCCTGGGATACCGAAGCCGGACAAGGGCCTATCAACCCAGAAAGCATGAAGATTGTAGCCAGCGAGTTTGACTTCAGCCAGACCCAGGTAATCTACAAGCAGAACGGCGTTACGGTAACGTCGTTCCCCGTTGTCCATTGCATCAGCGGTGCAGTCGGCTATCGGCTCGATTTCGCTGGCCTGTCCTTCGCCTTCTCCGGGGATTCCCTACCGGGCTGGCCTCTAGTGAACGCCTGCAAGGGGGTGGATGTGCTGGTTCACGAATGCTTCCCGCCCGCAGCGGCGTTGGCGGCGGCATCAGGGCTTTCCATCGAGCGGGCAACGATCGCCCTCGAAGCCGCGCACACTTCGCCCAAGGCGGCTGGCAAGGTGTTCAGTCTGGTGCAACCACGTCTAGCCTGTCTCTGGCACACGCTGCTGTCGCCGGAGGTGGTGGCGATGCTCTTTGCAGAATTGGGCGGGGTATACCAAGGGGCAGTGCTCCAGACTCAGGATTTAACCGTCATCAACATTACGAAGGATGCGATCGTCTCCCGTCAGGCGAAGGTGGAAAGCCAACTGCCGCCGATCGCAGGGGAACAACGCACCACCTTCACGCCCTTCCAGGTTCCACCTCCCGATTGGTGGGCAGAGGCGCTGATCCCGATCGACTAA
- a CDS encoding fumarylacetoacetate hydrolase family protein: MKLIRFKTDASSMPQFGLVIDNQAVSFAALQHHRGQASPHLTDSRAYLAGLPESEQVAKELLTWGEQHLGDLGGGEAFPLDAVQLLEPIEVAALFDFGLTPRHMKNSGEIIGKYEQDNPQTSALLKAFAQAVMAPKAPPPPGQPEALSYYKGNMNTIVGNDVTIPWPAYTSRLDVEPELAVVYGNEKQPVAGFCIFNDISARDVQALEFVGGFCLTKDMAKGNQLGPYLVTVDEVGDPYNLGVTVVVNGQVKYQGSTAEISHKADDILAWLQFIAPIKSGAVMGFGTIPDCTGCDHDDFIDPGADIEITFDCLGTLRCRFAEPVGKLLPSRWPVRELLQKYH; encoded by the coding sequence ATGAAACTCATTCGTTTTAAGACTGATGCGTCATCAATGCCGCAGTTTGGCCTGGTCATCGACAATCAGGCGGTGTCCTTTGCGGCGCTGCAACACCACCGGGGTCAAGCTTCCCCACACCTCACCGATAGCCGCGCCTACCTAGCGGGTCTGCCGGAAAGCGAACAGGTGGCTAAGGAATTGCTGACCTGGGGCGAACAGCACCTGGGCGATCTGGGCGGGGGGGAAGCGTTCCCCCTAGATGCAGTGCAACTGCTGGAGCCGATCGAAGTCGCGGCTCTGTTTGACTTTGGGTTGACCCCTCGGCACATGAAGAATTCTGGCGAGATTATCGGCAAGTATGAGCAGGATAACCCCCAGACCTCGGCGCTGCTGAAAGCCTTTGCTCAGGCGGTCATGGCTCCCAAAGCTCCACCTCCTCCCGGACAACCCGAAGCCCTGTCTTACTACAAGGGCAACATGAACACGATCGTCGGCAACGATGTCACCATTCCTTGGCCCGCCTACACCTCGCGGCTAGACGTTGAGCCAGAACTGGCGGTGGTCTATGGCAATGAAAAGCAGCCCGTGGCAGGCTTCTGCATCTTTAATGACATCTCTGCCCGCGACGTTCAGGCGTTGGAGTTTGTGGGAGGGTTCTGTCTGACTAAGGACATGGCTAAGGGGAATCAACTGGGGCCATACCTGGTCACGGTTGATGAAGTGGGCGATCCCTACAACCTGGGGGTGACGGTTGTGGTCAATGGTCAGGTCAAGTACCAGGGATCGACCGCTGAGATCAGCCACAAAGCCGACGACATCCTTGCCTGGTTACAATTCATCGCCCCGATTAAGTCAGGAGCCGTGATGGGCTTCGGGACGATTCCAGACTGCACGGGCTGCGACCACGATGACTTCATCGACCCAGGTGCAGACATCGAAATTACCTTCGATTGCCTGGGAACCCTCCGCTGTCGGTTTGCGGAACCTGTGGGCAAACTGCTACCCAGCCGTTGGCCTGTCCGTGAACTGTTGCAAAAGTACCACTGA
- a CDS encoding carboxymuconolactone decarboxylase family protein: protein MPPEDTRYDRGLTTMRTIFGPGIDAALQSLAATSPDLARCLAEFPFADIYPRLGLDLKTREMLTIAALTVLGYAQAELKDHIRGALNVGCTQDEILEIILQMAVYAGFPAALEAVKTAAAVFGEQASSG, encoded by the coding sequence ATGCCGCCTGAAGACACTCGATATGACCGTGGTTTAACCACGATGCGGACAATATTTGGCCCAGGCATAGATGCCGCCTTGCAGAGTTTGGCAGCGACCAGCCCAGATTTAGCGCGCTGTCTGGCCGAGTTTCCGTTTGCCGATATCTACCCCCGCCTTGGTCTGGATCTGAAGACGAGGGAAATGCTCACGATCGCCGCTCTCACGGTGCTCGGCTATGCACAGGCCGAGTTAAAAGACCACATCCGAGGTGCCTTGAACGTGGGCTGCACCCAGGACGAAATCCTGGAAATCATCTTGCAAATGGCCGTGTATGCGGGCTTTCCCGCCGCATTGGAAGCGGTCAAGACCGCTGCGGCTGTATTTGGCGAGCAGGCATCTTCAGGCTAG
- a CDS encoding mechanosensitive ion channel family protein — protein MTIAHTEELEGALQWKPFGLIGDVAYAPVRLDGRNLFSIAAERKNEKNDRWGLGTLEIRRNRIENRLNSQVQYLIENRVDSRSLQVFTTQLNKQMAVQVALNGETTKPIITVTALDAEIYGLTESEVAQEYAEQIRQALLQAIEERKPDVWRTQIQSAGIVGAIAILSIALLFWWQQRIGKVRRRLRQEFNNYQELLIEQQTAVGMNGELSPDASEQQQHLLALKRRIDRKTWQKRILQLLLLGVGVIGLAWILQRFPQTRLLGVLLFRQPIGLLLIGLTIAIVINWSHLLIDWLLTKWVGTEERLPIAQIERRRRRLLTLSPAWKSITTMLLVGVGLILAYTLFSLSTGLTLFTEIGVLGLAASLALQSSIKDALTGWMLLAKDAFTVGDSITIKDATGIVEDMGLFLTQIRSSPGELITIRNGEINQIINSSKDWSRMDFTVLVDYDSDIKKAMTLMKEVFKTMQTDPVWGVQLLGEPDILGMEKFDQHGILLRIRTQTQPGQQFSVTREFRLRLNQAFKEAGIKLPIPQQEVRYREP, from the coding sequence ATGACAATCGCTCACACAGAAGAATTGGAAGGCGCACTGCAATGGAAACCCTTTGGGCTGATAGGAGATGTTGCCTATGCCCCTGTGCGGCTAGATGGTCGCAATCTGTTTTCGATCGCCGCAGAGCGCAAAAACGAGAAAAACGATCGATGGGGATTAGGTACTCTCGAAATTCGACGCAATCGGATTGAAAATCGTTTGAACTCCCAAGTGCAATACCTGATCGAAAATCGTGTCGATTCACGGTCACTGCAAGTCTTTACCACGCAGTTAAATAAACAAATGGCAGTCCAAGTGGCATTGAACGGGGAAACGACCAAACCGATTATCACCGTCACAGCCCTAGATGCGGAAATTTATGGGTTAACGGAATCGGAAGTAGCCCAGGAGTATGCCGAACAAATTCGACAAGCACTGTTACAGGCGATAGAGGAACGAAAACCCGATGTTTGGAGAACACAAATTCAATCGGCTGGAATAGTCGGTGCGATCGCTATCTTGTCGATCGCGCTCTTGTTTTGGTGGCAACAACGGATTGGCAAGGTTCGGCGGCGATTACGTCAGGAGTTTAATAATTATCAAGAGTTGCTGATCGAACAACAGACAGCGGTTGGGATGAATGGAGAACTGTCCCCGGATGCCTCTGAACAGCAGCAACACCTTTTAGCTCTCAAACGTCGGATCGATCGCAAGACCTGGCAGAAACGGATTTTACAACTGTTGCTGCTGGGGGTGGGGGTAATTGGTCTAGCCTGGATTTTGCAACGTTTTCCTCAAACGCGATTGCTGGGAGTTCTACTATTTAGACAACCGATCGGATTGTTACTGATTGGACTGACGATCGCTATTGTGATTAACTGGAGCCATTTGCTAATTGATTGGTTATTGACCAAATGGGTGGGAACAGAAGAGCGGTTGCCGATCGCTCAAATTGAACGTCGCCGCAGACGATTACTCACCCTTTCTCCCGCCTGGAAGAGCATAACTACCATGCTTCTGGTTGGTGTTGGTCTAATTCTCGCCTACACTTTGTTCTCGCTCTCAACCGGATTGACCCTATTTACAGAAATTGGGGTTCTGGGACTTGCTGCTTCTCTGGCTTTACAATCATCGATCAAAGATGCCTTGACTGGTTGGATGTTGCTGGCAAAAGATGCCTTCACAGTAGGAGATAGTATAACTATCAAAGATGCCACTGGAATCGTAGAAGACATGGGTTTGTTCTTAACCCAAATTCGCAGTTCTCCCGGAGAACTGATCACTATTCGCAATGGTGAAATCAATCAGATTATTAACAGTTCAAAAGACTGGTCACGGATGGATTTTACTGTTTTGGTTGATTACGATAGCGATATTAAAAAAGCTATGACTCTGATGAAGGAAGTCTTTAAGACAATGCAAACCGATCCCGTTTGGGGCGTGCAACTGCTCGGTGAACCTGATATTTTGGGGATGGAAAAGTTTGACCAGCATGGTATTTTGCTGAGAATTCGCACTCAAACCCAACCTGGTCAACAGTTTA
- a CDS encoding AraC family transcriptional regulator, which yields MKFIPLVRSSAVLPFVKFLNHIGAPSERYLKQAHLPIFNLENSENLVSLTQALAFLELVTRKEGIKNLGFMVGQKTSIPQFGNLGLLVSQSLTLHDALCKLFKLHSTLNSGEKIWLTEDNNYLWLNHQYTIPDHIYAEQGIGFALAMYINIIGLAAGSNWQPDRLYLQGSKNKFFLQLDCLSNTQIYFHQPNNAFRFSKDLLSKPLIRSKIPFTSHNVEEDLKLTAPSTNFTDSLRQLILLLLPEGYPTLPIAAEAAGTSIRTFQRLLEKSNLNYSQLVEQVRFDQAVHLLKNPTNQMINIGFDLGYTDAANFTRAFKRWTGVSPRQFRNLHLQS from the coding sequence ATGAAATTCATACCTCTCGTTCGATCGAGTGCAGTTTTGCCATTTGTTAAATTTCTCAATCATATTGGCGCACCCAGCGAGCGTTACTTAAAACAAGCACATTTACCGATTTTTAACCTAGAAAATTCAGAGAATCTAGTCTCTTTAACTCAAGCTCTTGCTTTTCTGGAACTAGTTACTCGAAAGGAAGGAATCAAAAATCTGGGGTTCATGGTCGGTCAAAAAACTTCAATTCCTCAGTTTGGTAATTTAGGTTTATTGGTATCTCAATCGCTGACACTGCATGACGCGCTTTGTAAGCTTTTTAAGCTCCATAGTACGTTGAATTCTGGCGAAAAAATTTGGCTAACTGAAGACAATAACTACCTTTGGCTAAACCATCAATATACTATTCCCGATCATATTTATGCTGAACAGGGAATAGGTTTCGCGCTCGCAATGTACATCAATATCATTGGTTTAGCAGCTGGATCAAATTGGCAGCCCGATCGACTCTATTTACAAGGCAGTAAAAACAAATTTTTTTTGCAGCTAGATTGTTTATCTAATACTCAGATTTACTTCCACCAACCCAACAATGCTTTTCGTTTCTCCAAAGATTTGTTGAGTAAACCTTTAATTCGCTCAAAGATACCTTTTACTTCTCACAATGTAGAAGAAGATTTAAAGTTAACAGCCCCTAGTACTAATTTTACTGATTCACTCCGTCAATTAATTTTGCTCCTTTTACCTGAAGGTTATCCTACTCTTCCCATTGCCGCAGAAGCAGCAGGTACAAGCATTCGCACTTTTCAAAGGCTATTGGAAAAAAGTAATCTTAACTACTCACAGTTAGTTGAACAAGTCAGATTTGACCAAGCGGTACATCTGCTGAAAAACCCAACTAATCAGATGATTAATATAGGATTTGATTTAGGTTATACCGATGCTGCTAATTTCACGAGGGCATTTAAGCGATGGACAGGTGTTTCACCTCGTCAATTTCGTAACTTGCATTTGCAGTCTTGA